A region of Candidatus Woesearchaeota archaeon DNA encodes the following proteins:
- a CDS encoding type II secretion system F family protein yields MKDEDLLEQILMAEEWGIMLSSGVELSKSLQLLKERYPNYDSEIGTILNSVESGWSIKDELHSVRAERFYPFLAAMIEVGEETYNLCNALIGASETLWIQLRVKRDKPTKYNNEVVFYTQLAALVERFPVSRRLKQPAERALEVIRCSDYLPEDWKEAIMDREGISYDNLLSGVMSKHKEIFDEMDAEIVKSAEKNRTLKDALNNLAQFYCKRREYELCYKK; encoded by the coding sequence ATGAAAGATGAAGACCTGTTAGAGCAAATTTTGATGGCAGAAGAGTGGGGCATTATGCTGTCTAGCGGTGTTGAGCTTTCAAAATCACTTCAACTCTTAAAAGAAAGGTATCCGAATTACGATTCTGAGATTGGAACGATATTGAATAGTGTGGAAAGCGGTTGGTCTATCAAGGACGAGTTGCATTCAGTACGCGCCGAACGTTTCTATCCATTTTTGGCCGCCATGATTGAGGTTGGTGAAGAAACATATAATTTATGTAATGCTCTTATCGGGGCATCAGAAACCCTGTGGATACAATTAAGGGTAAAACGAGACAAACCAACAAAATACAATAACGAGGTTGTTTTCTACACGCAACTTGCAGCATTGGTTGAAAGATTTCCTGTAAGCAGAAGATTGAAACAACCCGCAGAAAGGGCATTGGAGGTCATACGTTGTTCTGATTATCTGCCAGAAGATTGGAAAGAAGCTATTATGGATAGAGAAGGCATATCCTATGATAACTTATTATCTGGCGTTATGTCCAAACACAAAGAAATATTTGATGAGATGGATGCTGAAATAGTCAAATCTGCTGAGAAAAACAGAACACTTAAGGATGCGCTAAACAATTTGGCGCAGTTTTATTGTAAAAGACGAGAATATGAGCTTTGCTATAAAAAATAA
- the eif1A gene encoding translation initiation factor eIF-1A yields MEEIRRVKLPRGKQCIGILDQRLGASRNRVRCFDGKTRICRIPGRMKRKLWVREGDVVLIEPWELGGDDKADIIFKYRPSQVQWLKKNGYLKNLAEFEAF; encoded by the coding sequence ATGGAAGAGATCAGAAGAGTCAAGCTTCCCAGGGGAAAGCAGTGCATTGGAATTCTTGACCAGAGATTAGGGGCTTCCAGAAACAGGGTAAGGTGCTTTGACGGCAAAACAAGGATATGCAGGATTCCAGGCAGAATGAAGAGAAAGCTTTGGGTCAGGGAGGGCGATGTTGTCCTGATCGAGCCGTGGGAGCTCGGAGGAGATGACAAAGCAGACATAATTTTCAAGTACAGGCCTTCTCAAGTTCAATGGCTGAAGAAGAACGGCTATCTGAAGAATCTTGCAGAGTTTGAGGCGTTTTAA